In ANME-2 cluster archaeon, one DNA window encodes the following:
- a CDS encoding AAA family ATPase, whose protein sequence is MRSVQRVSKKTSVKAQKERTESGALFVSLKPAGYPLRSSLHEYPEVFENSVFEFYAREQWNGLLVQSGEYLFDRRMFPDFAFKVLNVIPENSVIGRSTVFLLEDVDSDEVVPEPSNNVMFDDVIGQDSAKHKCKLIMKFLDDPELFGKWAPRNILFHGPSGTGKTMLAKALANATDVPILPIKATQLIGEFVGDGSRQLHQLYDRAEDLQPCIIFIDELDAIALDRRFQELRGDVVEIVNSLLTEMDGIEAREGVCTIAATNRIESLDPAVRSRFEEEIKFVLPDIKERQAILNSNIATFPVELEDDVNIKALAEKTEGFSGRDLVEKILKSALHAAILEDSPVGNRHLEKALKSTVDSSMFKNSDEGMFR, encoded by the coding sequence TTGCGTTCAGTACAACGTGTTAGTAAAAAGACAAGTGTCAAAGCACAAAAGGAACGTACGGAAAGTGGAGCTCTTTTCGTATCGTTAAAACCGGCAGGTTATCCACTGAGAAGTTCACTCCACGAGTATCCGGAGGTCTTTGAGAATAGTGTTTTCGAGTTCTATGCGCGAGAACAATGGAACGGATTATTGGTCCAGTCCGGTGAGTATCTCTTCGACCGCAGGATGTTTCCTGATTTTGCATTCAAGGTGTTGAATGTTATACCTGAGAATAGTGTTATCGGCAGGTCCACAGTATTCTTGTTAGAAGATGTAGACAGCGATGAGGTTGTACCCGAACCATCCAATAATGTCATGTTCGACGATGTGATCGGACAGGATAGTGCAAAGCATAAATGTAAGCTCATCATGAAATTCCTTGATGACCCTGAACTGTTCGGCAAGTGGGCACCCCGGAACATATTATTCCATGGCCCGTCCGGTACCGGTAAGACCATGCTGGCAAAGGCCCTGGCCAATGCCACAGACGTCCCTATCCTGCCCATCAAGGCCACACAGTTGATAGGCGAGTTCGTAGGAGACGGATCAAGACAGTTACACCAGTTATATGACCGGGCAGAAGACCTTCAGCCCTGCATCATTTTCATTGATGAACTGGACGCAATTGCCCTGGACAGGCGTTTCCAGGAACTCAGGGGTGATGTGGTCGAGATAGTCAATTCACTATTGACCGAGATGGATGGTATTGAGGCACGGGAAGGAGTGTGCACGATTGCTGCCACGAACAGGATAGAATCCCTGGACCCCGCTGTTCGCAGCCGGTTCGAAGAAGAGATAAAATTTGTCCTGCCTGATATAAAGGAGAGGCAAGCGATATTAAACTCTAACATTGCCACGTTCCCTGTAGAGCTCGAAGACGATGTGAATATAAAGGCGCTGGCTGAAAAAACCGAAGGGTTCTCGGGTCGCGACCTGGTTGAGAAAATATTGAAATCCGCCCTGCATGCTGCAATCCTGGAAGATAGTCCTGTAGGGAACAGGCACCTGGAAAAAGCTTTGAAAAGTACAGTCGATTCAAGTATGTTCAAAAATTCAGATGAAGGGATGTTCAGGTAA